From Zingiber officinale cultivar Zhangliang chromosome 5B, Zo_v1.1, whole genome shotgun sequence, the proteins below share one genomic window:
- the LOC121985788 gene encoding uncharacterized protein LOC121985788 gives MLSLSASSSSSTASPASAPFLSRPHKSDHHCPDHHRNLLLLAIRRRRILLAVLTTPFLHHALVPRSPALARGLFRMPPPGLANRYFLVRAGESVYESYGVLRTNPVAKTSVDSGLSVEGARQAAQTALELKRLGACDASCWIWPSITQRAYQAAEIIASVNGVDRSRIVPEYSFLDARGLGAFEGRSLGSINKVYESDNISSDNKPPPVDDGTPNESVADVFVRVTQLMSILETQYSADTVIIVSPDSDNLSVLQAGLIGLDLRRHSDLFFSPGEVRLVDPNSIPDYKQPASAVYKCANPPSCK, from the exons ATGCTGAGCTTAAGCGCCTCATCTTCCAGTTCCACCGCATCTCCTGCTTCCGCTCCCTTCCTCTCTCGTCCCCACAAATCCGATCACCATTGCCCCGACCATCACCGGAATCTCCTCCTCCTCGCCATCCGCCGCCGCCGTATCCTCCTTGCCGTGCTTACGACCCCGTTCCTCCATCACGCCCTCGTACCCCGCTCCCCGGCCCTCGCCCGTGGCCTCTTCCGCATGCCCCCTCCCGGCCTAGCCAACCGCTACTTCCTCGTGCGCGCCGGGGAGTCGGTCTACGAGAGCTACGGCGTCCTGCGCACCAACCCTGTCGCCAAGACGTCCGTCGACAGCGGCCTTTCGGTCGAGGGCGCCAGGCAGGCTGCCCAGACCGCCCTCGAGCTGAAGCGACTGGGCGCTTGCGACGCGAGTTGCTGGATCTGGCCCTCCATTACCCAGCGAGCCTATCAAGCTGCTGAAATCATCGCTTCAGTCAACGGCGTCGATCGCAG CCGGATCGTACCAGAGTACAGTTTTCTTGATGCTAGAGGTCTGGGAGCATTTGAAGGAAGGAGTTTAGGTTCTATCAATAAG GTTTATGAATCAGATAACATTTCTTCTGATAATAAACCACCTCCAGTTGATGATGGCACACCAAATGAGAGTGTTGCAGATGTATTTGTGAGGGTAACACAGCTCATGTCGATATTAGAAACACAGTATTCTGCAGATACAGTAATTATTGTTTCACCAGATTCAGACAATTTGTCAGTTTTGCAAGCCGGCTTGATAGGACTCGATTTGCGAAG GCACAGTGATTTGTTCTTTAGCCCAGGCGAGGTGAGACTCGTCGATCCAAATAGCATACCTGACTACAAACAACCAGCTTCTGCTGTTTACAAGTGCGCAAACCCTCCAAGTTGTAAATAG
- the LOC121985790 gene encoding non-specific lipid transfer protein GPI-anchored 15-like isoform X2 produces the protein MAGARTMRAILMIAAMASVLTAGAEAQSSSCSSVIASLSPCLDYITGNASAPSRSCCSQLASVAQSEPRCICTIISSGASAAPSLGINQTLAMALPGACNVQLPLSQCDSSGPTASPARPLTPPSGVGTRTQDSDSSSGNSVQVLTLLPLVVALLASSVFT, from the exons ATGGCCGGAGCTAGAACTATGCGTGCAATCCTTATGATCGCAGCAATGGCGTCGGTGCTGACGGCCGGCGCGGAGGCCCAGTCGTCTTCCTGCTCGTCGGTCATCGCTAGCTTGTCGCCGTGCCTGGACTACATCACCGGCAACGCCTCCGCCCCTTCGAGATCCTGCTGCTCGCAGCTCGCCTCCGTGGCGCAATCGGAGCCGCGGTGCATCTGTACCATCATCAGCAGCGGCGCGTCCGCGGCCCCCTCCCTCGGGATCAACCAGACTCTGGCGATGGCCCTCCCCGGCGCTTGCAACGTCCAGCTTCCCCTCAGCCAGTGCGACT CTAGCGGCCCGACGGCTTCTCCGGCGAGACCATTGACGCCCCCATCAGGCGTAGGAACAAGGACCCAGGACTCGGACTCCTCGAGCGGGAACTCTGTTCAAGTGCTCACGCTGCTGCCTCTCGTGGTCGCTCTGTTGGCGTCGTCGGTGTTTACCTGA
- the LOC121985790 gene encoding non-specific lipid transfer protein GPI-anchored 15-like isoform X1, with protein sequence MAGARTMRAILMIAAMASVLTAGAEAQSSSCSSVIASLSPCLDYITGNASAPSRSCCSQLASVAQSEPRCICTIISSGASAAPSLGINQTLAMALPGACNVQLPLSQCDSASGPTASPARPLTPPSGVGTRTQDSDSSSGNSVQVLTLLPLVVALLASSVFT encoded by the exons ATGGCCGGAGCTAGAACTATGCGTGCAATCCTTATGATCGCAGCAATGGCGTCGGTGCTGACGGCCGGCGCGGAGGCCCAGTCGTCTTCCTGCTCGTCGGTCATCGCTAGCTTGTCGCCGTGCCTGGACTACATCACCGGCAACGCCTCCGCCCCTTCGAGATCCTGCTGCTCGCAGCTCGCCTCCGTGGCGCAATCGGAGCCGCGGTGCATCTGTACCATCATCAGCAGCGGCGCGTCCGCGGCCCCCTCCCTCGGGATCAACCAGACTCTGGCGATGGCCCTCCCCGGCGCTTGCAACGTCCAGCTTCCCCTCAGCCAGTGCGACT CAGCTAGCGGCCCGACGGCTTCTCCGGCGAGACCATTGACGCCCCCATCAGGCGTAGGAACAAGGACCCAGGACTCGGACTCCTCGAGCGGGAACTCTGTTCAAGTGCTCACGCTGCTGCCTCTCGTGGTCGCTCTGTTGGCGTCGTCGGTGTTTACCTGA
- the LOC121985787 gene encoding myosin-12-like produces MGTPMNVIVVGSHVWVEDPNVAWIDGEVTAITDSNATVVITNGDATKTVVVSLSNVYPKDTETHQAGVDDMTKLAYLHEPGVLHNLSTRYALNEIYTYTGNILIAVNPFRRLPHLYDLDVMEQYKGAAFGELRPHLFAVADACYRAIINEQGSQSILVSGESGAGKTETTKMLMRYLAFMGGRSCTEGRTVEQQVLESNPVLEAFGNAKTVKNNNSSRFGKFVEIQFDKYGKISGAAIRTYLLERSRVCQLSDPERNYHCFYMLCAAPPEDAKKFKVADPRTFHYLNQTNCYDVANVDDAREYLETRNALDIVGINVEEQVS; encoded by the exons ATG GGGACCCCAATGAACGTCATCGTTGTGGGTTCTCATGTGTGGGTGGAGGATCCCAACGTCGCATGGATCGATGGAGAGGTTACTGCGATCACAGATAGCAATGCCACCGTCGTCATCACTAATGGCGACGCCACCAAGACT gtcGTGGTTAGTCTGTCAAATGTATACCCTAAAGATACAGAGACTCATCAAGCTGGGGTGGATGATATGACCAAGTTAGCTTACCTCCATGAACCAGGAGTTCTCCACAATCTCTCGACGCGTTACGCActgaatgaaatatat ACATACACTGGGAATATTTTGATCGCTGtaaacccattccggaggcttcCACATTTGTATGATCTCGACGTGATGGAGCAGTACAAAGGTGCCGCTTTCGGCGAGCTAAGGCCGCATCTTTTCGCAGTCGCGGATGCTTGCTACAG GGCAATCATAAATGAACAGGGAAGTCAATCGATTCTGGTTAGTGGAGAGAGTGGAGCTGGTAAAACGGAGACGACCAAGATGCTCATGAGGTATCTAGCTTTCATGGGTGGGAGGTCGTGCACAGAGGGCCGAACAGTAGAACAGCAAGTCTTGGAG TCTAATCCAGTGCTCGAAGCATTCGGGAATGCCAAAACAGTGAAAAATAATAACTCAAG CCGTTTTGGTAAATTCGTCGAGATTCAATTCGATAAGTATGGAAAGATTTCTGGAGCTGCAATCCGCACATATCTGCTCGAGCGCTCCAGAGTTTGTCAACTATCTGATCCAGAAAGAAACTACCATTGCTTTTACATGCTCTGCGCTGCACCGCCGGAG GATGCAAAGAAGTTTAAGGTTGCTGACCCAAGAACGTTCCATTATCTAAATCAAACCAACTGCTATGATGTTGCAAATGTGGATGATGCTAGGGAGTACTTGGAGACTAGAAATGCCTTGGATATTGTCGGAATCAATGTGGAAGAACAGGTCAGTTGA